The following proteins come from a genomic window of Pelmatolapia mariae isolate MD_Pm_ZW linkage group LG17, Pm_UMD_F_2, whole genome shotgun sequence:
- the zc3hc1 gene encoding nuclear-interacting partner of ALK: MATLGGSRGDRLGNSNHNKSAIVSPEKVREILNEGVSSTGVGSNSVQGDLNVLEVKGNSQAPCEATNKEAFFSRVESYSCLKWAGKPRILSPLMCARYGWISVGCDMLKCCSCQAFLCASLQPTLDFEKYESRIAEISRQLQTQHEKFCPWPDFPCPERFWLVPACEPSTLLAAFLERFQSACLLAQQLPAMKPEQLKSMSLTEDVISSMLQVIEEEQKRKGETPCSEPLAIQMAACIVSLCGWAASPALHAMSLPILTCSYCMRKVGLWNFHQMEGMGGEADNSTNTLGTPVRATSPASATPNDGQGEHSTSTSPSPATTPCRMKLRSQDSTRSDQGEGTSSPVALRARSRDSPSPSEELPSPLTRGKRPATRSRGQGDGSGTDGTTSLPPKRLCLSSAGGLDGPLPKNVFDPLAQHREWCPWISVGKENVDPGAIPFSEKGSGLYQQGWKAALDLLMPMKKNSSIDEGSPAQGPRDKSKRVFAIFRQWQVSSSPSQ; this comes from the exons ATGGCGACTCTCGGCGGCAGTCGTGGGGATCGTCTCGGCAATTCTAATCACAACAAGTCTGCTATTGTTTCCCCGGAAAAAGTTCGTGAAATTCTCAATGAGGGGGTGTCGTCAACAGGCGTGGGTTCCAACAG TGTACAAGGGGATTTGAATGTGCTGGAAGTGAAAGGCAACTCTCAAGCACCTTGTGAAGCAACGAACAAAGAAGCCTTTTTCTCAAGAGTGGAATCCTATTCA TGTTTGAAATGGGCAGGCAAACCACGCATACTTTCCCCTTTGATGTGTGCCAGATATGGCTGGATCAGTGTTGGCTGTGATATGCTCAAGTGCTGCAGCTGCCAGGCTTTCCTATGTGCATCCTTGCAGCCAACTTTAGACTTTGAAAAAT ATGAAAGCCGCATTGCAGAGATATCAAGGCAGCTTCAGACACAGCATGAAAAGTTTTGTCCTTGGCCTGACTTTCCATGTCCAG AGCGCTTCTGGCTTGTTCCAGCCTGTGAACCATCGACACTTCTTGCTGCCTTTTTGGAGCGCTTCCAGAGCGCCTGTCTCCTTGCACAGCAGCTGCCAGCAATGAAACCGGAGCAGCTGAAGTCTATG TCTTTGACAGAGGACGTTATCAGCAGTATGCTGCAGGTGATTGaggaagaacaaaaaagaaagggagagacTCCTTGCTCTGAGCCTTTGGCTATCCAGATGGCAGCATGTATTGTTTCTCTCTGCGGTTGGGCAGCAAG TCCTGCTCTGCACGCCATGAGCCTGCCGATCCTCACCTGCTCCTACTGTATGCGCAAGGTGGGCTTGTGGAATTTCCATCAGATGGAAGGAATGGGAGGTGAAGCAGACAATTCAACAAATACACTGGGCACCCCTGTTCGGGCAACGAGTCCTGCTTCAGCAACCCCAAATGATGGTCAGGGAGAGCATTCAACTTCCACCTCACCGAGCCCTGCTACAACTCCTTGTCGCATGAAGCTGCGGAGCCAGGACTCCACCCGCTCTGACCAG GGAGAGGGTACCTCCTCCCCAGTGGCCTTGCGTGCCCGGAGCAGAGACTCACCTAGCCCCAGCGAAGAACTGCCAAGCCCTTTGACAAGGGGCAAGAGGCCCGCAACTCGCAGTAGAGGACAGGGAGATGGCTCAGGGACTGACGGCACTACTAGCCTGCCTCCAAAGCGCCTGTGCCTCTCATCAGCTGGTGGTCTA GATGGGCCCTTGCCCAAGAATGTATTTGACCCCTTAGCTCAGCACAGGGAATGGTGTCCCTGGATCTCCGTAGGAAAGGAGAATGTGGATCCTGGGGCTATCCCTTTTTCAGAAAAAGGTTCAGGACTTTATCAGCAGGGCTGGAAAGCTGCTCTGGACCTCCTCATGCCCATGAAGAAGAACTCCAGTATCGACGAAGGCAGTCCAGCACAG ggCCCTCGTGACAAATCTAAAAGGGTGTTTGCTATATTCCGACAGTGGCAGGTTTCCTCTTCCCCATCTCAGTAG